A single region of the Pseudomonas granadensis genome encodes:
- a CDS encoding type VI secretion system amidase effector protein Tae4, with protein sequence MAQLNISAGGVTSNILVKRPKFSTLWTAYAEVGPKSSIEVYALVGGNVEAARAEKPDAYANACALRISRGFNYGGYKIPKGTIIPSKSIYRLAGADQLPYIMKVADFLAFLKHNWGAPDRELKMSESDYINGKKGVIIMEINGWSDATGHATLWNGSATGDNSDYHRPDSHTYDRPDVKLEKINFWELKG encoded by the coding sequence ATGGCTCAGCTCAATATCAGTGCGGGTGGCGTTACCTCCAACATCCTCGTAAAAAGACCAAAATTCAGCACCCTATGGACGGCCTACGCAGAAGTTGGACCTAAAAGCTCGATTGAAGTGTACGCGCTTGTAGGAGGCAACGTCGAAGCGGCGAGAGCGGAAAAACCCGATGCGTACGCGAACGCGTGCGCTCTCAGGATAAGTAGAGGGTTTAACTATGGTGGATATAAAATCCCGAAAGGAACGATCATTCCAAGCAAATCCATCTATCGTCTTGCTGGTGCGGATCAACTCCCCTACATCATGAAAGTTGCAGATTTCCTGGCTTTCCTGAAACACAATTGGGGTGCCCCAGATCGTGAATTAAAAATGAGCGAGTCAGATTACATCAATGGTAAGAAAGGCGTGATCATCATGGAGATCAATGGCTGGAGCGATGCGACAGGCCACGCGACTTTGTGGAACGGTAGCGCCACAGGTGATAACAGTGACTACCATCGTCCAGACAGCCACACTTACGACAGGCCAGACGTAAAGCTGGAAAAAATTAATTTCTGGGAGTTAAAAGGATGA
- the putA gene encoding trifunctional transcriptional regulator/proline dehydrogenase/L-glutamate gamma-semialdehyde dehydrogenase — translation MATTTLGVKLDDPTRERLKAAATSIDRTPHWLIKQAIFNYLEKLEGGATLTELNGLTAKDADDAGEVHTDHAHQCFLEFAESILPQSVLRASITAAYRRPEPEVVPMLIEQARLPAAMAEATNKLAATIAEKLRNQKSAGGRAGIVQGLLQEFSLSSQEGVALMCLAEALLRIPDKGTRDALIRDKISTGNWQPHLGNSPSLFVNAATWGLLLTGKLVSTHNEAGLTSSLSRIIGKSGEPMIRKGVDMAMRLMGEQFVTGETIAEALANASKFEAKGFRYSYDMLGEAALTEHDAQKYLASYEQAIHSIGKASHGRGIYEGPGISIKLSALHPRYSRAQYERVMDELYPRLLSLTLLAKQYDIGLNIDAEEADRLELSLDLLERLCFEPQLTGWNGIGFVIQAYQKRCPYVIDYVIDLARRSRHRLMIRLVKGAYWDSEIKRAQVEGLEGYPVYTRKVYTDVSYIACARKLLSVPEAIYPQFATHNAHTLSAIYHIAGQNYYPGQYEFQCLHGMGEPLYEQVVGKVAEGKLNRPCRVYAPVGTHETLLAYLVRRLLENGANTSFVNRIADQSISIQELVADPVAQIEQMATVEGGFGLPHPRIPLPRDLYGAERANSSGIDMANEHRLASLSCALLATAHNEWKAAPMLGCASSNETPAAVLNPSDHRDVVGHVQEATVEDVDNAIQCALNAAPIWQATPPAERAAILERAADLMEGEIQPLMGLLAREAGKTYANAIAEVREAVDFLRYYAVQARNDFSNDAHRPLGPVVCISPWNFPLAIFSGQVAAALAAGNPVLAKPAEQTPLVAAQAVRLMLEAGIPEGVLQLLPGRGETVGAGLVGDERVKGVMFTGSTEVARLLQRNIAGRLDSQGRPIPLIAETGGQNAMIVDSSALTEQVVIDVVSSAFDSAGQRCSALRVLCLQEDSADRVIEMLKGAMAESRLGNPERLSVDIGPVIDAEAKAGIDKHIQAMRDKGRTVYQVAIADSEEVKRGTFVMPTLIELESFDELQREIFGPVLHVVRYKRKELDQLIGQINASGYGLTLGVHTRIDETIAKVIDNVNAGNVYVNRNIVGAVVGVQPFGGEGLSGTGPKAGGPLYLYRLLSTRPTDAIEQSFARGDAVVAPDVRLRDAMSKPLTALKTWAESNKYADLSTLCVQYAAQSQSGITRVLAGPTGEKNSYAILPREHVLCLAEVEGDLLTQLAAVLAVGGSAVWPESDISKALFARLPKEIQARIKLVADWNKDEVVFDAVLHHGHSDQLRGVCQQIAKRAGAIVGVQGLSQGETNIALERLVIERALSVNTAAAGGNASLMTIG, via the coding sequence ATGGCTACCACCACCCTTGGGGTCAAACTCGACGACCCGACCCGCGAACGCCTGAAGGCTGCCGCAACCTCGATAGATCGCACGCCGCACTGGCTGATCAAGCAGGCAATTTTCAATTACCTGGAAAAACTCGAGGGTGGTGCAACCCTGACCGAGCTGAACGGTTTGACCGCCAAGGATGCCGACGACGCCGGTGAAGTCCATACCGATCACGCCCACCAGTGCTTCCTCGAATTCGCCGAAAGCATCCTGCCGCAATCGGTGCTGCGCGCCTCGATCACCGCCGCTTACCGTCGCCCTGAGCCGGAAGTGGTGCCGATGCTGATCGAGCAGGCACGCCTGCCGGCAGCGATGGCCGAAGCCACCAACAAGCTTGCCGCAACCATTGCGGAAAAACTGCGTAACCAGAAAAGTGCCGGCGGCCGTGCGGGCATTGTTCAGGGTCTGCTTCAGGAATTTTCCCTGTCATCCCAGGAAGGCGTGGCGCTGATGTGCCTGGCCGAAGCGCTGCTGCGTATCCCGGACAAGGGCACTCGCGATGCACTGATCCGCGACAAGATCAGCACCGGCAACTGGCAGCCGCACCTGGGCAACAGCCCGTCGCTGTTCGTCAACGCCGCGACCTGGGGCCTGCTGCTGACCGGCAAACTGGTCTCGACCCACAACGAAGCCGGCCTGACTTCTTCGCTGAGCCGCATCATCGGCAAGAGCGGCGAGCCGATGATCCGCAAGGGCGTCGACATGGCCATGCGCCTGATGGGCGAGCAGTTCGTCACCGGCGAAACCATCGCCGAAGCCCTGGCCAACGCGAGCAAGTTCGAAGCCAAGGGCTTCCGTTATTCCTACGACATGCTCGGTGAAGCGGCGCTGACCGAACACGATGCGCAGAAGTACCTGGCGTCGTACGAACAAGCCATTCACTCGATCGGCAAAGCCTCCCACGGCCGTGGGATTTATGAAGGCCCGGGCATTTCCATCAAGCTGTCGGCGCTGCACCCGCGTTATAGCCGCGCCCAATACGAGCGCGTGATGGACGAGCTGTACCCGCGCCTGTTGTCGCTGACCCTGCTGGCCAAGCAATACGACATCGGCCTGAACATCGATGCCGAAGAAGCCGACCGTCTTGAACTGTCGCTGGATCTGCTCGAGCGCCTGTGCTTCGAGCCGCAACTGACCGGCTGGAACGGCATCGGTTTCGTTATTCAGGCGTACCAGAAGCGTTGCCCGTATGTGATCGACTACGTGATCGATCTGGCACGCCGCAGCCGTCACCGCCTGATGATCCGCCTGGTGAAAGGCGCCTACTGGGACAGCGAAATCAAGCGCGCCCAGGTTGAAGGCCTGGAAGGCTATCCGGTCTACACCCGCAAGGTGTACACCGACGTTTCCTACATCGCCTGCGCACGCAAACTGCTGTCGGTGCCGGAAGCCATCTACCCGCAGTTCGCCACGCACAACGCCCACACCCTGTCGGCGATTTACCACATTGCCGGTCAGAACTATTACCCCGGCCAGTATGAATTCCAGTGCCTGCACGGCATGGGCGAACCGCTCTACGAACAGGTTGTCGGCAAAGTCGCCGAAGGCAAGCTGAACCGTCCGTGCCGCGTGTACGCGCCGGTCGGCACGCACGAAACGCTGCTGGCGTATCTGGTGCGTCGCTTGCTGGAAAACGGTGCGAACACCTCGTTCGTCAACCGCATCGCCGACCAGTCGATTTCGATTCAGGAACTGGTTGCCGATCCGGTGGCGCAGATCGAGCAGATGGCGACCGTGGAAGGCGGTTTCGGCCTGCCGCACCCGCGCATTCCGCTGCCGCGTGACCTGTACGGTGCCGAGCGCGCCAACTCCAGCGGCATCGACATGGCCAACGAACATCGTCTGGCCTCGCTGTCCTGCGCCTTGCTCGCCACGGCGCACAACGAGTGGAAAGCCGCTCCGATGCTCGGCTGCGCGTCGAGCAACGAAACGCCGGCCGCGGTACTGAACCCGTCGGATCATCGCGATGTGGTCGGTCACGTGCAGGAAGCCACCGTCGAGGACGTCGACAACGCCATCCAATGCGCGCTCAACGCCGCACCGATCTGGCAGGCCACCCCGCCGGCCGAGCGCGCGGCGATTCTGGAACGTGCCGCTGACTTGATGGAAGGCGAGATCCAGCCGCTGATGGGCCTGCTCGCTCGCGAAGCCGGCAAGACCTACGCCAACGCCATCGCCGAAGTCCGCGAAGCGGTCGATTTCCTGCGTTATTACGCGGTGCAGGCACGCAACGATTTCAGCAACGACGCCCACCGCCCACTGGGCCCGGTGGTGTGCATCAGCCCGTGGAACTTCCCGCTGGCGATCTTCAGTGGTCAAGTCGCTGCGGCGCTGGCTGCCGGTAACCCGGTACTGGCCAAACCCGCCGAACAGACTCCGCTGGTCGCGGCTCAAGCCGTGCGCCTGATGCTTGAAGCCGGGATTCCGGAAGGCGTGCTGCAACTGCTGCCGGGTCGCGGTGAAACGGTCGGCGCCGGTCTGGTCGGTGATGAGCGCGTCAAAGGCGTGATGTTCACCGGTTCCACCGAAGTCGCGCGCTTGCTGCAACGCAACATTGCCGGGCGTCTCGACAGCCAGGGCCGTCCGATCCCGCTGATCGCCGAAACCGGTGGCCAGAACGCGATGATCGTCGACTCCTCGGCACTCACCGAACAAGTGGTGATCGACGTGGTGTCGTCGGCCTTCGACAGCGCCGGTCAGCGTTGCTCGGCGCTGCGGGTTTTGTGCCTGCAGGAAGATTCCGCTGATCGCGTCATCGAAATGCTCAAAGGCGCCATGGCGGAAAGCCGTCTGGGCAACCCTGAGCGTCTGTCCGTGGACATTGGCCCGGTGATCGACGCCGAAGCCAAGGCCGGCATCGACAAGCACATCCAGGCCATGCGCGACAAAGGTCGCACCGTGTATCAAGTGGCGATCGCCGACAGCGAAGAAGTCAAACGCGGCACCTTCGTCATGCCGACCTTGATCGAGCTGGAAAGCTTCGACGAACTGCAACGCGAAATCTTCGGGCCAGTGCTGCACGTGGTGCGCTACAAGCGCAAAGAGCTGGATCAGCTGATCGGTCAGATCAACGCATCCGGTTACGGCCTGACGCTGGGTGTGCACACGCGCATCGACGAGACCATCGCCAAGGTGATCGACAACGTCAACGCCGGTAACGTCTACGTCAACCGCAACATCGTCGGTGCCGTGGTCGGCGTGCAGCCATTCGGCGGCGAAGGCCTGTCGGGGACGGGTCCGAAGGCCGGTGGCCCGCTGTACCTGTACCGTCTGCTGTCGACACGTCCTACCGACGCTATCGAACAATCCTTCGCTCGCGGTGATGCCGTTGTAGCGCCGGACGTTCGCCTGCGCGACGCCATGAGCAAACCGCTGACCGCGCTGAAAACCTGGGCTGAGAGCAACAAATACGCTGACCTGAGCACTCTGTGCGTGCAGTACGCAGCGCAATCGCAGAGCGGCATCACCCGCGTACTGGCCGGCCCGACCGGCGAGAAGAACAGCTACGCCATCCTGCCGCGCGAGCATGTGTTGTGCCTGGCGGAGGTTGAAGGTGATCTGCTGACGCAACTGGCTGCGGTATTGGCCGTGGGCGGTTCGGCGGTATGGCCGGAATCCGACATCAGCAAGGCACTGTTTGCACGCCTGCCGAAGGAGATTCAGGCGCGGATCAAGCTGGTTGCTGACTGGAACAAAGACGAAGTGGTGTTTGATGCGGTTCTGCATCACGGCCATTCCGACCAGTTGCGCGGCGTTTGCCAGCAGATTGCCAAGCGTGCCGGCGCGATCGTTGGGGTTCAGGGCTTGTCCCAGGGCGAGACCAATATTGCGTTGGAGCGTCTGGTGATCGAGCGCGCGTTGAGTGTTAACACCGCTGCAGCGGGCGGTAATGCGAGCTTGATGACCATCGGCTAA
- a CDS encoding PAAR domain-containing protein yields the protein MIGIGAPTSTGGAVLEGNIGINIDYAVSTSSVGHMASCPVCPPGKGPIVAVGPRTITLPAGLVALEGDYVACGCPPKSNTVLFAQSSVFGGGEHSAASFSPIIPQVPKPKSIQRITFSYGDNQTPVDSVSRFYTDLNIHVKTSGYSPGETVTVTISGATEKTLSGTVGPKGIAIIPNAFEAEAFDMEGEI from the coding sequence ATGATCGGTATCGGCGCCCCAACATCAACCGGGGGCGCGGTTCTGGAAGGAAACATCGGAATCAACATTGATTACGCGGTTAGCACTTCATCTGTCGGTCATATGGCGAGCTGTCCCGTATGTCCTCCGGGTAAAGGCCCGATTGTTGCCGTAGGCCCGCGAACTATCACTCTGCCTGCCGGACTGGTTGCGCTTGAAGGTGATTATGTAGCGTGTGGCTGTCCACCAAAATCGAACACTGTTCTCTTTGCTCAATCCTCCGTCTTTGGTGGGGGCGAACATAGCGCTGCAAGCTTCTCTCCCATCATTCCTCAGGTTCCCAAACCAAAAAGTATTCAACGCATAACGTTTTCGTATGGAGACAACCAAACGCCGGTGGACTCCGTGTCACGCTTTTACACCGACTTGAATATTCATGTGAAAACTTCCGGCTACTCACCCGGCGAGACTGTTACCGTAACGATCAGCGGTGCAACTGAAAAAACGCTGTCTGGGACCGTTGGCCCGAAAGGTATAGCGATCATTCCCAACGCTTTTGAGGCTGAAGCCTTTGACATGGAGGGCGAAATTTAA
- a CDS encoding type VI secretion system Vgr family protein — MFAPANQPRFTLTLEGARHEFKVLEFTGKEAISQPYRFELELVSERPDLDLESLLHDQAFLSFDAHGGGIHGQIDQVGQGDSGKRLTRYHVSLVPRLAYLGHRINQRIFQHQTVPQIVARVLKDHSILRDAFEFRLGSDYPVREYCVQYTESDLAFIQRLCAEVGIHYHFQHSPQGHLLVFGDDQTVFARLPEPTVYRPGSGMSAGAPAVQRFNVRVQTRTSVVTRRDYNFEKPHLQLHSRVDSEQRPVLEDYHFPANFTDRETGKHLAQRALERHIADYRQAEGISDESALVSGHFLKLTEHPRQDWNDLWLLIAVEHHGRQPQVLEESVTSDGEGFQGYRNTFLATPWDVSFRPALGPDKPRMLGYQPAVVTGPKDSEIHCDEYGRVKVQLAWDRDGELNEHSSCWLRVATNWAHDRYGSVLIPRVGMEVLVGFIDADADKPLVVGCLPNAATPVPLDLPADKTRSIFRSQSSPGGAGYNELRIEDRKGAEEIYLRAQRNWTQHVLHDQQVQVDNQRSIVVTGTARHELKADEQRITHGQRQTEVRQDDHLSVSGERHIRVGSQTLSASAQFHVSAGQQVVIDGGASATIQAGGQWINIGPGGIFSSVPIVVGGAPMAALSAAPVVPGLPEKLAAAPAAVLTAAQIVSFKGDAPFCEECERCKDGVCAA, encoded by the coding sequence ATGTTCGCGCCTGCCAATCAACCGCGTTTCACGTTGACGCTCGAAGGCGCCCGGCATGAGTTCAAAGTCCTTGAGTTCACGGGCAAGGAAGCCATCAGCCAACCCTATCGTTTCGAGCTGGAACTGGTCAGTGAACGGCCGGATCTGGACCTCGAAAGCCTGCTGCACGATCAGGCGTTTCTGAGTTTCGATGCACACGGTGGCGGTATCCACGGTCAGATTGATCAGGTCGGGCAGGGTGATTCCGGGAAACGTCTGACGCGCTATCACGTCAGTCTGGTACCGCGGCTGGCTTATCTCGGCCACCGCATCAATCAGCGGATTTTCCAGCATCAGACGGTGCCGCAGATTGTTGCGCGGGTGCTCAAGGATCACTCGATCCTGCGCGATGCCTTTGAATTTCGCCTCGGCAGCGACTACCCGGTGCGTGAGTATTGCGTGCAGTACACCGAGAGCGACCTGGCGTTCATCCAGCGGCTGTGCGCCGAGGTCGGCATTCATTACCACTTTCAGCACAGCCCGCAGGGCCATCTGTTGGTGTTCGGCGATGACCAGACGGTTTTCGCGCGTCTGCCCGAACCGACGGTGTACCGGCCGGGCAGCGGCATGTCGGCTGGGGCGCCGGCGGTGCAGCGCTTCAACGTGCGCGTGCAAACCCGCACCAGCGTCGTCACTCGGCGCGACTACAACTTCGAAAAGCCGCACCTGCAATTGCACAGCCGTGTCGACAGCGAACAGCGGCCGGTGCTGGAGGATTATCACTTCCCCGCCAATTTCACTGACCGGGAAACCGGCAAGCACCTTGCTCAACGGGCGCTGGAACGCCATATCGCCGATTATCGTCAGGCCGAAGGCATCAGCGATGAATCCGCGCTGGTCAGTGGACATTTCCTGAAACTGACCGAGCATCCGCGTCAGGACTGGAACGACCTGTGGTTGCTGATTGCCGTCGAACACCATGGGCGCCAGCCGCAGGTACTGGAGGAATCGGTGACCAGCGATGGCGAAGGCTTCCAGGGGTACCGTAATACTTTTCTCGCCACACCGTGGGATGTGTCCTTCCGCCCGGCGCTGGGGCCGGATAAACCGCGCATGCTCGGCTATCAACCCGCTGTGGTGACCGGGCCGAAAGACAGTGAAATCCACTGCGACGAGTACGGTCGGGTCAAGGTGCAACTGGCGTGGGATCGCGACGGTGAACTGAACGAGCACTCCAGTTGCTGGCTGCGCGTTGCGACCAATTGGGCCCATGACCGTTACGGCAGCGTGTTGATTCCGCGCGTCGGCATGGAGGTGCTGGTCGGTTTCATTGATGCTGACGCCGACAAACCTTTGGTGGTGGGCTGCCTGCCCAACGCCGCGACGCCGGTGCCGCTGGACTTGCCGGCGGACAAGACCCGCAGCATCTTTCGCAGTCAGAGCAGCCCCGGCGGTGCTGGCTACAACGAACTGCGCATCGAAGACCGCAAAGGCGCCGAGGAAATCTACCTGCGCGCCCAGCGCAACTGGACTCAACACGTGTTGCACGACCAGCAAGTGCAGGTCGACAACCAGCGCAGCATTGTCGTCACCGGCACCGCCCGGCACGAGCTGAAGGCCGATGAACAGCGCATCACCCACGGCCAGCGGCAGACCGAAGTCAGGCAGGACGATCATCTGAGCGTCAGCGGCGAACGGCATATTCGTGTCGGCAGTCAGACGCTCAGCGCCAGCGCTCAATTCCACGTCAGCGCTGGCCAGCAAGTGGTCATCGATGGCGGTGCGAGCGCGACGATTCAGGCGGGCGGGCAATGGATCAACATCGGCCCCGGGGGGATTTTCAGCAGCGTACCGATTGTCGTCGGTGGCGCGCCGATGGCAGCGCTGAGCGCCGCGCCGGTCGTGCCGGGGTTGCCGGAAAAACTCGCCGCGGCGCCGGCTGCCGTGCTGACCGCCGCACAGATCGTGAGCTTCAAAGGCGATGCGCCATTCTGCGAAGAGTGCGAGCGCTGCAAGGACGGTGTCTGTGCAGCCTGA
- a CDS encoding 23S rRNA (adenine(2030)-N(6))-methyltransferase RlmJ, which produces MNYRHAFHAGNHADVFKHLTLTRLIALMSRKEQPFAYLDSHAGIGLYDLQGDQANRTGEYLEGIARLWDQPDLPALTADYMNVLHEMNPDGQLRYYPGSPELARRLTRPQDRVMLNEKHPEDGVLLKDNMAGDRRVKVHLGEGWHVARAMLPVQEKRAVMLIDPPFEQLDEMQRCAASMKEAIGRMRQTVAAIWYPVKDQRALRRFYQDLAGTGAPKLLRVELLVHPLDTPNSLNGSGLAIANPPWGLEEELRELLPWLSKKLGQTQGGWQMDWLIAE; this is translated from the coding sequence ATGAATTATCGTCACGCCTTCCATGCCGGCAATCACGCCGATGTGTTCAAACACCTGACCTTGACCCGCCTCATCGCCCTGATGTCGCGCAAGGAGCAGCCGTTTGCCTATCTCGACAGCCACGCCGGCATCGGTCTGTACGACTTGCAGGGCGATCAGGCCAACCGTACCGGCGAGTACCTGGAAGGCATCGCGCGCTTGTGGGATCAGCCGGATCTGCCGGCGCTGACCGCTGACTACATGAACGTGCTGCACGAGATGAACCCCGATGGCCAGTTGCGCTATTACCCCGGTTCGCCGGAGCTGGCGCGGCGTCTGACCCGCCCACAGGACCGGGTGATGCTCAATGAGAAGCACCCTGAAGATGGTGTGCTGCTCAAAGACAACATGGCCGGTGATCGCCGGGTGAAAGTTCATCTGGGCGAAGGCTGGCATGTCGCGCGGGCGATGTTGCCGGTGCAGGAAAAGCGTGCGGTGATGTTGATCGATCCGCCGTTTGAACAACTCGATGAAATGCAGCGCTGCGCAGCGTCGATGAAAGAGGCGATCGGCCGCATGCGCCAGACCGTGGCGGCGATCTGGTACCCGGTCAAGGATCAGCGCGCGTTGCGGCGTTTCTATCAGGACCTGGCCGGCACCGGTGCGCCGAAGTTGTTGCGCGTGGAACTGCTGGTGCATCCGCTGGATACGCCGAACAGCCTGAACGGCTCCGGTCTGGCGATTGCCAATCCGCCGTGGGGGCTGGAGGAAGAATTGCGCGAGTTGCTGCCGTGGTTGTCGAAGAAGCTTGGCCAGACTCAGGGTGGCTGGCAGATGGACTGGCTCATAGCTGAATGA
- a CDS encoding DUF4123 domain-containing protein, with protein MQPDLLSPADWLAHAPLQAGEQLFAVFSHASAAKPPGAWLDAASPLWAETVYAEWDAVMPCVGIVSVDSEFLHWVTDTESRDWGWLLVSSASLEGLVEHFRSLTQVLMPKGKTVFFRFWDGRFLLPLLQSDEVDARQLFPVVSRSLINGQALHIGGAVQSSGKVFPWWRVPESVLVQEGNAVRTTNAMQWLSEESPAIFEAFPKAVLCCKVGQFFQLSLSEDSSQSALLAYLLAELE; from the coding sequence GTGCAGCCTGATTTGCTGTCACCGGCCGATTGGCTGGCGCACGCGCCGTTGCAGGCCGGCGAGCAATTGTTCGCGGTGTTCAGCCATGCCAGCGCCGCCAAACCGCCCGGGGCCTGGCTCGATGCGGCTAGCCCGCTGTGGGCTGAGACGGTTTATGCCGAGTGGGATGCGGTGATGCCTTGCGTGGGAATTGTCAGCGTCGACAGTGAGTTTTTGCATTGGGTCACCGATACCGAGTCGCGCGATTGGGGTTGGCTGTTGGTGTCTTCGGCAAGCCTGGAAGGGCTGGTCGAGCATTTTCGAAGCCTGACTCAAGTGCTGATGCCGAAAGGCAAAACGGTGTTTTTTCGTTTCTGGGACGGGCGTTTTTTGTTGCCGCTTTTGCAGTCTGATGAGGTGGATGCACGGCAACTGTTCCCTGTGGTCAGCCGCTCCCTGATCAACGGCCAGGCGCTGCACATTGGTGGCGCGGTGCAGTCCTCGGGCAAGGTCTTTCCTTGGTGGCGGGTGCCGGAATCGGTGCTGGTGCAGGAGGGCAACGCCGTTCGCACGACCAATGCGATGCAGTGGCTGAGCGAAGAAAGCCCAGCGATATTTGAAGCCTTTCCCAAGGCCGTTCTGTGCTGCAAGGTCGGGCAGTTTTTTCAGCTTTCATTGTCGGAAGATTCTTCGCAATCGGCGTTGCTGGCGTATTTGCTGGCAGAGCTGGAATGA
- the putP gene encoding sodium/proline symporter PutP, whose translation MSVSNPTLITFVIYIAAMVLIGLMAYRSTNNLSDYILGGRSLGSVVTALSAGASDMSGWLLMGLPGAIYMSGLSESWIAIGLVIGAYLNWLFVAGRLRVQTEHNGDALTLPDYFASRFEDKSGLLRIISAIVILVFFTIYCASGIVAGARLFESTFGMSYETALWAGAAATIAYTFIGGFLAVSWTDTVQATLMIFALILTPIIVLLATGGVDTTFLAIEAQDPSNFDMLKGTTFIGIISLMGWGLGYFGQPHILARFMAADSVKSIAKARRISMTWMILCLGGTVAVGFFGIAYFSAHPEVAGPVTENHERVFIELAKILFNPWIAGVLLSAILAAVMSTLSCQLLVCSSALTEDFYKTFLRKSASQLELVWVGRAMVLLVALIAIALAANPENRVLGLVSYAWAGFGAAFGPVVLISVIWKDMTRNGALAGIIVGAVTVVVWKHFELLGLYEIIPGFIFASLAIYFVSKAGEPTRGMVERFQAAEKDFNLNK comes from the coding sequence ATGAGCGTAAGCAATCCAACCCTGATCACGTTCGTGATCTACATCGCAGCAATGGTGCTGATCGGCTTGATGGCCTATCGCTCCACCAACAACCTTTCTGACTATATTCTCGGTGGTCGCAGCCTCGGCAGCGTCGTCACCGCGCTGTCTGCCGGCGCCTCCGACATGAGCGGCTGGTTGCTCATGGGCCTGCCGGGCGCCATCTACATGTCCGGTCTGTCCGAAAGCTGGATCGCCATCGGTCTGGTCATCGGTGCCTACCTGAACTGGCTGTTCGTTGCCGGCCGTCTGCGCGTGCAGACCGAGCACAACGGCGACGCCCTGACCCTGCCGGACTACTTCGCCAGCCGTTTTGAAGACAAGAGCGGCCTGCTGCGGATCATCTCGGCGATCGTGATTCTGGTGTTCTTCACCATCTACTGCGCTTCCGGCATCGTCGCCGGTGCCCGCCTGTTCGAAAGCACCTTCGGCATGTCCTACGAAACGGCGCTGTGGGCCGGTGCGGCGGCAACGATTGCCTACACCTTTATCGGTGGTTTCCTCGCGGTGAGCTGGACCGACACCGTACAAGCCACGCTGATGATCTTCGCGCTGATTCTTACGCCGATCATCGTCCTGCTGGCCACCGGCGGCGTCGACACCACGTTCCTGGCCATCGAAGCTCAGGATCCAAGCAACTTCGACATGCTTAAAGGCACCACCTTCATCGGCATCATCTCGCTGATGGGCTGGGGTCTGGGCTATTTCGGGCAGCCGCACATCCTCGCGCGTTTCATGGCTGCGGATTCGGTGAAGTCGATCGCCAAGGCGCGTCGCATCTCCATGACCTGGATGATCCTGTGCCTGGGCGGCACCGTGGCCGTGGGCTTCTTCGGTATCGCTTACTTCTCGGCACACCCGGAAGTTGCCGGTCCCGTGACCGAGAACCACGAGCGCGTGTTCATCGAACTGGCCAAGATCCTCTTCAACCCTTGGATTGCCGGTGTACTGCTGTCGGCCATTCTGGCTGCTGTCATGAGCACCCTGAGCTGCCAGTTGCTGGTGTGCTCAAGCGCCCTGACCGAAGACTTCTACAAAACCTTCCTGCGTAAATCGGCTTCGCAACTGGAGCTGGTCTGGGTCGGTCGTGCCATGGTCCTGCTGGTTGCGCTGATCGCCATCGCACTGGCCGCCAACCCGGAAAACCGCGTACTGGGCCTGGTGTCCTACGCCTGGGCCGGTTTCGGTGCCGCGTTCGGCCCGGTAGTGCTGATTTCCGTGATCTGGAAAGACATGACCCGCAACGGCGCGCTGGCCGGCATCATCGTCGGTGCTGTCACCGTGGTGGTGTGGAAGCATTTCGAACTGCTGGGTCTGTACGAAATCATCCCGGGCTTCATCTTCGCCAGCCTGGCGATCTACTTTGTCAGCAAGGCCGGCGAGCCGACTCGCGGCATGGTCGAGCGCTTCCAGGCAGCGGAAAAAGATTTCAATCTGAACAAGTAA